The Leptospira selangorensis genome segment CAAGTAGAGAAGATTGCCGCGCAGCAAAGATTCCAAGTAGAATGGTTACCGGAAGACGGATTAAAACTCACTAATAAACAGGTTGCCGTCCGTAAACACCCTATCGCCAAAACAAAAGCATGGCATAATCATAGCCAGGTATTTCACCAAGACGCGGCAAGATTAGAATATGCAAAAATCCTAAAACAACAAGGAACTATCCGTAGCTTTATCCTAGCGGGAGTTCTATATGTTCTTACATTCTTAAAGAAGAAGTTAGTAGAGCCGAAAGACCAAGACACAAATGTGATCTTCGGAGATGATTCAGAGATCAGCGTTTCCGAGATAGGAAAGGTAAGCCAGGCATTCTGGAAACACTTATCCATATTTTCCTGGCAAAAAGGGGACGTTCTTTTGATAGACAATTATTCCGTTTCCCACGGAAGATTACCATTCTCCGGACCAAGGGAAATTTTAGTCACCTGGACGGACTAAAATATAGTTTAAAAAAATCTAAAATATTAAACGGCAGCGGGCTGCTCATCCGCTGAAGGAAATACATGCAAGATTACGATTTAGTCAGATTGAATTTCAGTCCAGGAGGACTTTTTGTCCTGAATATATGTTTGGGACTGATCATGTATGGGGTCTCTTTAGAATTAACAATCGCCGATTTTACGAACTTAAGAAAACAGCCTAAAGCTGCAATTGTAGGTCTATTTTCCCAATTAGTCTTATTGCCTGCGATCACCCTAGGCTTACTATATATCTTAAAACCTCACCCGGGTTTGGCTTTAGGAATGATCTTAGTGGCTGCCTGCCCTGGCGGGAATATGTCCAATTTTATCAGCCTTCTTGCGAAAGGAAATGTTCCTCTTTCTATTTCGTTAACTGCGACTACGACGGTTCTAGCTTGGTTTTTTACCCCATTTAACTTTTTCTTTTGGGGAAAACTATATACCCCTGCAGCAGATAGATTAAAGGAGATCAGCTTAAATCCTGTAGATGTATTTCTTTCTATTTTTCTAATATTGGTCTTACCTTTAATTTTAGGCGCTCTTACGAATCGTTTTCTTCCTAAGGTTGCTTCTTCTTTAAAAAAGCCGATGAGGATCGGCTCCACAGTTCTGCTAGGTATTTTTATATTGATCGCATTCGTTGGTAACTGGAAATCCTTCGTAGACTTCGGACCTGTTTTGTTTTGGCTGGTACTTCTTCATAACGGCTCCGCCTTAACGGTAGGATATCTTGCCTCTTGGATCGCAGGCCTCGCTCATAAAGAAAGAAAAACAATCTCTCTTGAAACAGGACTACAAAACTCAGGGTTAGGACTTATCTTAATTTTTACATTCTTCCAAGGGATTGGATCCATGGCACTCATCGCAGCTTGGTGGGGAGTATGGCATTTGGTCAGCGGACTTCTTTTAGCTGCTATTTGGGGAAGAGAAAAAACTAACTGATCTTCATACTAGTCAGAGATACGGAACTCTGGATGATATCATTATAAAAACGGATCTCTTCCTTTTCCTCTGCTAGTGCCAAAGCATATAACATCGGAAGATAATGTTCAGGTGTAGGAATTGCAATCTGCACTGCAGTCCCTAATTTTTGATAATTCGCTAGGCTTTTCCAATCTCTTTTCTGGATTAGATCCTTGAATGTTTCATTCGCGTCCAATGCCCAGTCATGTGCCTTGTCTTGGTTTTTCCAATCATAAAGGCGTAAATTATGGACAAGGTCTCCGCTTCCCAAAACAAGCACACCTTGTTCTCGAAGTTTAGATAAAGACTTTGCAAATTCGTAATGCCATTCTCCAGGCTTGGTAGCATCCAAACTCAATTGAACTACCGGAATATTTGCCTTAGGATACATATTCCTAAGAACACTCCATGTCCCATGATCCAATCCCCAAGAATCATCTTGGATCACTTGTGCATCTTTGGATTTAGAAAGTTCTTCTGCAAGTTTTGGATCTCCAGGTGCAGAATACTGCACATCAAATAATTCCTGAGGGAATCCATAAAAATCATGAATAGTAGGAGGAGATTGGTTAGAGGTTACGTATGTTCCTCTTGTAAACCAATGAGCAGAAATGCTTAGGATCGCTTTAGGTTCCGGAAAATCTTTCGTAGATTCCGCCCATGTATCGGCTAACGGATTCGGTCCGAGAGCGTTCATTGGACTTCCATGGCCTACAAAAAATACCGGTAATTTCTGCATCGTTTTTTCTCCTCTTATATTTTCAAAAAACCTATGGATCGCGGCCGAACCGAATAAAAGTCCGGCTATCCCCATTAGGAAATTTTTTCGGTTCAATATCATACGATTAAAATATCATTTTTTAAAACGATATCATTTAGACTACTTGTAATAACCATAGTTACAAGAAATTCTATTTTTTTACTGAGAATTGAAATTAAAATCCGAATTATTTTCCTTTGTAAAGTTCGAAAACCTTAGGTCGGATCTTGGATTTGGAAAAATGTTGGTTGGAAGCTGCTTTACCTTTTCTTAATTTTTTCTGCTCTTCCAAAGGCAAAGAAGCGATCTTTTGGCATTCTACAGAGCAACAATTATCGAATTTTTCCGAACATGATAAACATTGGATAAATAGAATATGGCAAGCAGGATTCGCGCAATTGATATGCCTTGCAGATTTTTGATCACATTGGTGGCATTCGCTTAGGATCTCATTTCCTACGGTTTCTTGGAGTCTCGCGTCGAACACGAAATTTTTCCCCTTAAACTTGGAGTCCAGTCCCTTCTCCTTAATTTCGGAAGCATAGGAAATAATTCCTCCATGCAACTGATACACATTTTGGAATCCATGATGTTTCAGATAAGCGGAGGCTTTCTCACATCTGATCCCGCCGGTGCAATACATTACAATTTCCTTATCCTTTTTATCCTGCAGAAGATCTATTATTAGAGGTAACTCTTCTCTAAACGTATCTGCCTGAGGAAGTAACGCTCCTTCGAAATGTCCTATCTCAGATTCATAATGATTGCGAACGTCCACTACGATTGTATCTGAAGATTCCAATTTTTTATTAAATTCTTCCGCGTTTAAGTGAGTCCCCACATTGGTTACATCAAAAGTATCATCTGCAAGACCGTCCGCTACGATCTTGTTGCGGACTCTAATGTCCAATTTTAAGAATGAATAAGATTTTTGTTCCACTGCGATCTTGAATGGAACATTTTTAAATTCTTTTCTGGCATCTATTGAATCCCTGAATTTTTGAACATTGAATTCAGGCACGGATAATTGAGCGTTAATCCCTTCTCTTGCGATATAGATCCTTCCGAGCACCCCTAAAGATTCCCATTCTCTATACAGTTCGTTACGGAGAAGGTCCGGATTTTCTAAGATCACATATCTATAAAAGGAAATAGTAGTACGCTGGAAATCCTCCGCCTCGATCTTCTTTCTGAGAATATCCTTACTATAAATATTATGAAGAGGTTTATGTTTCATACGAGAGTGGATCTTTCCTAAAAATTAGGATTTGTTGGACCTCCTAACTGGCAAGCCCAAAAACCGAAATTTAGAACATGACATTTGT includes the following:
- the ygiD gene encoding 4,5-DOPA dioxygenase extradiol — protein: MILNRKNFLMGIAGLLFGSAAIHRFFENIRGEKTMQKLPVFFVGHGSPMNALGPNPLADTWAESTKDFPEPKAILSISAHWFTRGTYVTSNQSPPTIHDFYGFPQELFDVQYSAPGDPKLAEELSKSKDAQVIQDDSWGLDHGTWSVLRNMYPKANIPVVQLSLDATKPGEWHYEFAKSLSKLREQGVLVLGSGDLVHNLRLYDWKNQDKAHDWALDANETFKDLIQKRDWKSLANYQKLGTAVQIAIPTPEHYLPMLYALALAEEKEEIRFYNDIIQSSVSLTSMKIS
- a CDS encoding bile acid:sodium symporter family protein gives rise to the protein MQDYDLVRLNFSPGGLFVLNICLGLIMYGVSLELTIADFTNLRKQPKAAIVGLFSQLVLLPAITLGLLYILKPHPGLALGMILVAACPGGNMSNFISLLAKGNVPLSISLTATTTVLAWFFTPFNFFFWGKLYTPAADRLKEISLNPVDVFLSIFLILVLPLILGALTNRFLPKVASSLKKPMRIGSTVLLGIFILIAFVGNWKSFVDFGPVLFWLVLLHNGSALTVGYLASWIAGLAHKERKTISLETGLQNSGLGLILIFTFFQGIGSMALIAAWWGVWHLVSGLLLAAIWGREKTN
- a CDS encoding rhodanese-related sulfurtransferase: MKHKPLHNIYSKDILRKKIEAEDFQRTTISFYRYVILENPDLLRNELYREWESLGVLGRIYIAREGINAQLSVPEFNVQKFRDSIDARKEFKNVPFKIAVEQKSYSFLKLDIRVRNKIVADGLADDTFDVTNVGTHLNAEEFNKKLESSDTIVVDVRNHYESEIGHFEGALLPQADTFREELPLIIDLLQDKKDKEIVMYCTGGIRCEKASAYLKHHGFQNVYQLHGGIISYASEIKEKGLDSKFKGKNFVFDARLQETVGNEILSECHQCDQKSARHINCANPACHILFIQCLSCSEKFDNCCSVECQKIASLPLEEQKKLRKGKAASNQHFSKSKIRPKVFELYKGK